The Desulfitobacterium chlororespirans DSM 11544 sequence TGTCCTGGTCTGTCCGGGGCATTTATGCCGGTTATGTGGGCTGGTTTGACGGTAACCCCACCCACCTCAATCCGCTGCCGCCTGCCGTTCAAGCCCAAAAAACCGTCGCCCTGATGGGCGGAACAGAAACAGTTCTATCCGCCATCCGCCAGGCCTTGGCTGACCAGGATTATCAGTGGAGTATCGTCCTTGCCGATCTGCTGCTCGCTATGGACTGCTTCCATAAACAAGCCAAAGAGTACAAAGTCCAGGGACTGGTGGGACTTGGTCATAGGGAGACCAGTGCCAATGGCCGCCACTATTACCTTGCCTATGCCAAAGAGTTGCTGGCCGAATAGAAGGATCAAGATTTTCTTCTCTAGCATTTAGAAATATGATATACTTCTTCCGTTGTCATGCAGCATAGGTCAACATCATGATCTACTCATAAGCGATACAACGGAAATGGAGACACCCATGAACAGGTCCTATATCAAATACATAGCCTCCCTGATTTTGTTCGGCTTCAACGGAATCGTGGCTAGTCATATTTCTTTAAGCAGCTATGAAATTGTGTTTACAAGAACACTCATCGGCAGTCTGTTTCTGGTTCTTGTCTTCGGTTTTTCCAAACAGAAGATGCGGTTTTTAAGCAATAAATCCCACTTTCTCTATCTGTGCCTATCCGGCGTGGCCATGGGGGCCAGCTGGATGTTTCTTTATGAAGCATATACCCAAATCGGTGTGAGCATTGCCACCCTGGCCTATTACTGCGGTCCTGTGATTGTTATGGTCCTTTCTCCCCTTCTTTTCAAAGAAAGGATGACAAGTGCCAAACTTATAGGTTTTCTCGCCGTACTGACGGGCATGCTTTGTGTCTCCGGTCAGGCGATGTCTGAGGAGAAGACCCTTTTCGGATTGATATGCGGACTGTTATCCGCCGTGATGTACGCCGTTATGGTGATCTTCAATAAAAAAGCAGTCAGCATAACCGGACTTGAAAACTCGATGTGGCAGCTGATGGCAAGCTTCGCCACTGTCTTCCTCTTCCTTGGCCTGAAACAGGGTTTTTCCATTAACATTGCCTCGGGAGATTGGCTGCCCATTCTGATTTTAGGCATCGTCAACACCGGTATCGGCTGTTATTTCTATTTTTCCTCCATTGGCCTTTTGCCGGTGCAGACAGTAGCCATTTGCGGTTATCTGGAACCCCTTTCCGCTTTGCTTTTTTCGGCTGCTCTCCTGGGGGAGAGATTAAGCTTAGTGCAAATCCTTGGGGCACTGCTGATCTTAGGGGGCGCTGCTTTTGGGGAATTGTACCGTCGGAAACTCCCGGCCAACTCTTCTCTGACCACATGAACCCGGTATGAATCCAGAAATAATTACCATGCCTTTTAACTCTTAAAATCTGCTTCCTTATCCGTATTAATGATTGTATTCATGAAAGGTTAAGGAGGCGACGGTTTGAAACGACTGAAATTTCGCGTGTGGAATAAAGTATCCAAGAAAATGCATAATCCCCAAGCCATCAGTTTTGATATCCAGAACTGCAATCCCTTTGCCGTAAGCATCCCAGCGAAATCCTGGGATCCTGCTGAGAAATATGAGTTGCTGCAATGGACCGGTTTAAGGGATGAGAGTGGCACAGATGTCTATGAAGGGGATTTAGTTCTCATCGACTATGAAATTTACAGAGTTCATTGGCATGAATCTGAAGCAGCCTTTAAGCTTATATCTCTGAAAGGTTCCCTGGAGAAGGACGCCGGCCTCCTTCCTACGGGCAAAATTATCGGCAATACATATGAAACGGAGAATCTTTAGACAGTTATCTCTTCATGGAATGGTCCTAGAGAAAGGGCATACCCAACAAGTGCTATGCACAAGATGGGGATGCCCTTTTCCTTTACGCAAGAATTCTTCCGGGTAGGTTCATTGTTTGTTCATTAGTACTTTTTCATGTATTAATGTTAGAATCGAAGCAGAGATTACATCTTATATAAAATAAGGCTCTTTCAGATTCATGATTTCGCGCTACCCCAGGAATCTAATTTGAGTTTTGTCAACCATTTTATTGAGGAGAGAATCATGGAGAGATTAAGAAAAATTCCGGCCCTGTTTCTTGCCGTCCTTTTAAGTGTGACGGCGCTTCCCAACACGGCAATGGCCCAATTGCCCGTCCTCTACCAGGATCATTCCCAACAAACCGTTACGGACGGCGTAACCGTGGAGAACATATCCCGTTTTACCACAGGCGGCTGGTTGAATATTAATGTGCTGCGCGTGGATATGACTAACCCTTATGTGAAAATTGACACCCTAAGCAATGACTCGATCACCGACGACCTGGTCAGCATTTCCGCCCTGGCCGAAAAAGAGGGGGCCGTGGCTGCTGTCAACAGCAGTTTCTTTAATCCGCTCACCGCCGGCAAAGGCTATGCAGACGGTCCCACCGTCCGGGCCGGCGATCTTTTGTCCACCTCCGCCTGGTACAACCGGAGCAAAAATGAAATGGCTTCCCTTTCCGTTGATTATGCTAATCAGCTGCTTTTTCACTATTGGAAAAATGACCTTACCCTCATCGCCGGAAACGATACCGCCTTTGCCGTTACCCAGTACAACCAGCCGAGCAGGCAAGGCTACCAAGACCTTACGGTCCTGGATCGCAAGTGGGGACCTGTGGCCATCGGCGCCTCCGAAAACTGCCCCGATCTGGTTGAAATCGTCGTAAGCGGGAACAAAATCCTGGAGATCCGGGAAGGACAGCCTGCCGCCGAGATTCCCGAGGAAGGTTTCGTCGTCGTCTCCCGGGGCGAGCAGGCGGCTAAGCTTCTGGAACAGGCCGCCCCTGGAGAACAGCTCCAATTCCAAGTCACCTCCACGCCGGACTGGAACGACCTGAAGATGTCCACCACCGGAACCTCCCTTCTTATCCAGGACGGAGAAATCCCCGCCACTTTTTCTTACAGCACCCCCAGCTTTAATCAACGAAACCCCCGGACCATAGCCGGCAGTACCGAAGATGGGAGTGAACTCATCCTGGTTACAGTTGACGGAAGGCAGGATAACAGCATCGGCTTGACCCAGCAGGAATCCGCCGAGCTGATGCTGGAATTAGGGGCGTATCAAGCCATTATGTTTGACGGCGGCGCCTCCACCACCATGGCCGCCCGACAGCCCGGGGCCTTTTCCCCTGAGGTGGTCAACCTTCCTTCCGAAGGCATCCTGAGAAATGTGGCGTCAGGCATCGGGATTTTCTCCGCAGCCCCCGCCGGCCGGCTGGACCGCCTGATCATCGAGACCGAAGACACCAACATATTTGCCGATACTTCGAGAACTTTTTCCCTTAAGGGCATCGACCGCTATGCCAATCCAGTGAAGATCGACCCAAGGGAAGTTCAGTGGAATGTCAGCGGGATCGACGGCAGTTTTCAGGACAATATCCTCTATCCGGTTTCCCCGGGCACCGGAAAAGTAACCGCCACCCTCGGCGGTCTGAAGGAGGAGCTGGACATCCGGGTCTTAAACGCCCCAGTGCAGCTTACCCTCAATCCAGCCAGATTCGACCTTCCTTTGTACCAAAATAAAGCCATCCGGGTAAAAGGTCTCGACCCCCAAGGTTATGCCGCGGTCATCGAAGGCCGGGATGTTCAATGGAACGTTGACGGCGACATCGGTAGTTGCGAAGCCGGCGTGTTCACCCCCGTCACCACCGGTACCGGCACTATCCGGGCCGGCGTCGGCGACACCCATGCCTACAGTGCCGTTGCCGTTACTTTGGATGCCATAGAACTCCTGCATCCCTTCGAAAGCTCCGGCCGGTCGGAGGAGCCACGCTTCCAAACCGACCCGCAAACAAGCCAGGGTTATTTCGAGCTTAGCGCTGATCAATTCTACGCCGGGGAGTCTTCCGGACAGCTGGTGTATGATTTCTTATACGGTAACTCTGAGGACCAGATCTCTGTTCTCTTTGCCGAGCAGGGGCTCCCCCTTGATCCGGCCACTACCGGGTTATCCCTGTGGCTTTATAATATCAGCCCCAACTCGAACCGCATCAAGGGAGAAGTCATAGACTCCGCCGATGTGAAACACACCGTCGAATTTACTTCCGACCTCAATTGGACCGGCTGGAAAGAGAGCACAGCATCCTTATCCGGGATCGACTCTCCCGCTTATCTCACCAGGCTCTACATAGAAAACACCGATCCTGCCACCCCTTGGGGGAAGATCTATTTTGACGAATTGTCGGCACTGATCCAGAAGCGCCCGACCATCGATCCGAGCACCATCCCCGCAGATACCCTGCCCAAAGATGAAGCGAACCGGCAGGCTGCCTTCACCTCCGGTCCCGACAATTTCCTGTTTTCCTTGCTCACCGGGGGCAAAGCACCGGGTATTTACACCGCTCCCCTCACTCAAGCGGGAGCCGGGGATGCCCCAACACCTATACTGGCCGCCGGTTCAGGGTATCAATCCTCTAGTTATCAAAACAGCACTTTCCTC is a genomic window containing:
- a CDS encoding DMT family transporter is translated as MNRSYIKYIASLILFGFNGIVASHISLSSYEIVFTRTLIGSLFLVLVFGFSKQKMRFLSNKSHFLYLCLSGVAMGASWMFLYEAYTQIGVSIATLAYYCGPVIVMVLSPLLFKERMTSAKLIGFLAVLTGMLCVSGQAMSEEKTLFGLICGLLSAVMYAVMVIFNKKAVSITGLENSMWQLMASFATVFLFLGLKQGFSINIASGDWLPILILGIVNTGIGCYFYFSSIGLLPVQTVAICGYLEPLSALLFSAALLGERLSLVQILGALLILGGAAFGELYRRKLPANSSLTT
- a CDS encoding YopX family protein, producing MKRLKFRVWNKVSKKMHNPQAISFDIQNCNPFAVSIPAKSWDPAEKYELLQWTGLRDESGTDVYEGDLVLIDYEIYRVHWHESEAAFKLISLKGSLEKDAGLLPTGKIIGNTYETENL
- a CDS encoding phosphodiester glycosidase family protein, translated to MERLRKIPALFLAVLLSVTALPNTAMAQLPVLYQDHSQQTVTDGVTVENISRFTTGGWLNINVLRVDMTNPYVKIDTLSNDSITDDLVSISALAEKEGAVAAVNSSFFNPLTAGKGYADGPTVRAGDLLSTSAWYNRSKNEMASLSVDYANQLLFHYWKNDLTLIAGNDTAFAVTQYNQPSRQGYQDLTVLDRKWGPVAIGASENCPDLVEIVVSGNKILEIREGQPAAEIPEEGFVVVSRGEQAAKLLEQAAPGEQLQFQVTSTPDWNDLKMSTTGTSLLIQDGEIPATFSYSTPSFNQRNPRTIAGSTEDGSELILVTVDGRQDNSIGLTQQESAELMLELGAYQAIMFDGGASTTMAARQPGAFSPEVVNLPSEGILRNVASGIGIFSAAPAGRLDRLIIETEDTNIFADTSRTFSLKGIDRYANPVKIDPREVQWNVSGIDGSFQDNILYPVSPGTGKVTATLGGLKEELDIRVLNAPVQLTLNPARFDLPLYQNKAIRVKGLDPQGYAAVIEGRDVQWNVDGDIGSCEAGVFTPVTTGTGTIRAGVGDTHAYSAVAVTLDAIELLHPFESSGRSEEPRFQTDPQTSQGYFELSADQFYAGESSGQLVYDFLYGNSEDQISVLFAEQGLPLDPATTGLSLWLYNISPNSNRIKGEVIDSADVKHTVEFTSDLNWTGWKESTASLSGIDSPAYLTRLYIENTDPATPWGKIYFDELSALIQKRPTIDPSTIPADTLPKDEANRQAAFTSGPDNFLFSLLTGGKAPGIYTAPLTQAGAGDAPTPILAAGSGYQSSSYQNSTFLQLDVSQGGLRRSDPQQWTRLFTTLDDIQSANVFLLMSLSPADFINAKEAQLLKDTLANYREATGKNIWVLFPGPVDQSELDRGVRYIS